The following proteins come from a genomic window of Venturia canescens isolate UGA chromosome 4, ASM1945775v1, whole genome shotgun sequence:
- the LOC122408859 gene encoding uncharacterized LOC122408859 precursor has translation MLFMLALLVFVLTLCGLFFAKDSFINREMQVYQKQLQEPWLMRRPLMAYNGTRRLTLKRKFIHRGDPKKV, from the coding sequence ATGCTTTTTATGCTTGCCCTATTGGTTTTTGTTCTGACGCTTTGCGGTTTGTTCTTTGCAAAAGATAGTTTTATCAATCGAGAAATGCAAGTATATCAAAAACAATTACAAGAACCATGGTTAATGCGTCGCCCTCTTATGGCATACAATGGTACGCGTCGTCTaacattgaaaagaaaatttatacaTCGCGGCGATCCGAAAAAGGTTTAG
- the LOC122408856 gene encoding uncharacterized LOC122408856, translated as MKLTIEEFKRIRPLQWCLKEVDGKVYNTTINQTQTRLFWIDFMRLVFAPKYARQRGVTHIGDFEPDMPVLITNDLQLELPSVLETAMYYANNQTLPKIFSVSIPQLFILIIGIVFLLGILVLGHIMDAPIWRARIL; from the coding sequence ATGAAACTAACGATTGAAGAGTTTAAACGTATTCGGCCATTACAATGGTGCTTGAAAGAAGTTGACGGAAAAGTCTATAATACGACTATCAATCAAACCCAAACCCGACTGTTTTGGATCGATTTTATGAGGTTAGTGTTTGCACCCAAGTATGCTCGACAGCGTGGAGTCACCCACATAGGAGACTTTGAGCCCGACATGCCGGTTTTAATCACTAATGACCTACAGTTAGAACTGCCATCAGTTCTCGAGACTGCCATGTATTATGCCAACAACCAGACACTTCCGAAGATCTTTTCCGTCAGTATCCCTCAACTCTTCATTTTGATAATCGGTATCGTGTTCCTTCTCGGAATCCTTGTGCTTGGTCACATAATGGATGCGCCCATCTGGCGAGCACGTATTCTGTAA